In Mangifera indica cultivar Alphonso chromosome 1, CATAS_Mindica_2.1, whole genome shotgun sequence, a single genomic region encodes these proteins:
- the LOC123222641 gene encoding ATP-dependent RNA helicase DEAH11, chloroplastic-like, translated as MKKSFHRNNPYKPLPNCKYYYRPKLQPTSGRPQPPPAATPNFVIHLPFPSNFSRRHVQSILSKLNLCQQNPDVSPTRCSFIFCQWVDALNAMVSLWDSRLNGVHNLTPQLVANVIVPSDNDELEERLKLLFSGYIKRLMEGEKVKKLQRKKDEKSDEIAAISAKMNGRNRMSLSLFNELIEEKKVLLQERDVIVRRVREFKNAMRCLLKCIGCQSVEDECGEVGFGFELFRLEDERFDWGKIQALIFRECKRLEVGLPIYAHRQELLRRIYNKQIMVLIGETGSGKSTQLVQFLADSGVGADRSIVCTQPRKIAAVSLAHRVREESNGCYGNDSVICYPTFSSAQQFDSKVIYMTDHCLLQHYMNDRNLSGISCIIIDEAHERSLNTDLLLALIKGLLGWRSDLRLVIMSATADANQLSDYFCNCGISHVMGRNFPVDVRYVPCTTEGTSGSGIVASYVSDVVRMATEVHRTEKEGTILAFLTSKMEVEWACEKFNSPSAVGLPLHGKLSFEEQIHVFQNYPGKRKVIFATNVAETSLTIPGVKYVIDSGVVKESRFEPGTGMNVLEVRCISQSSANQRAGRAGRTEPGRCYRLYSKWTFESMPSNQEPEICRVHLGVAVLRILALGVKDVESFDFVDSPTPKAIEMAIRNLVQLGAIKLNNNVYELTKDGVSMVKLGIEPRLGKLVVSCFDNRLGREGVVLAAVMANASSIFCRVGNDDDKLKADCLKVQFCHQNGDLFTLLSVYKEWESLPKEERNKWCWENSINAKSMRRCEETVKELEICLRRELNYIIPSDWHWDPQKFTEHDKSLKKIILSALSENVAMYSGYDKLGYEVALTGKYVQIHPSSSLLIFGQKPNWVVFGELLSVTNQYLVCVTAFDVEGLSTLCSVPLFDVSKMEKHKLQVTVITGFGSILLKKFCGKSSNNVHSLVSRLQTYYMDKRIGIEVNVDQNQILVFASSHDMDKVVDHVNDLLAYEKRWLHNECAEKFLYHGAGVSPSVALFGAGAEIKHLELEKRFLTVEVFHSNVNILDDKELLMFLEKNSSGCICAIRKFAGGGQESDENGKWGRVTFLTPDAARKAAELNEVEFCGSLLKVLPTWTTFGVDKTYSFPAVRARVSWPRRYSKGIAIAKCNFHEVKFFIKDLANREIGGRFIQSEASTERMDSVVISGLNKELSEDEVLDELRKVTARRFLDFFLVRGASVECPPCDALEEALLREISQFMPKRNPQSNCVQVQVFEPESKDAYIRALITFDGRLHLEAARALQQLEGKTLPGCLTWQKIKCQQLFHTSLSCPASVYSVIKEQLHSLISAPKKGAECRLDRNDNGSYRVRISANATKTVTDIRRPIEELMRGKTINHADLTPSILQHLFSREGIILMKSLQQETKTCIIFDRHNLNVRIFGYSENIAIAEQKLIRSLLAFHESKQLEIHLQGEVLPPDLMKRVVKKFGPDLHGLKERLPEAEFTLNSRCQVIIMQGDNELKQKVEELVYEIAQKSDGTAVRVDNEYACPICLCEVEESYKLEGCGHIFCRSCLLEQCDSAIKNLDSFPICCTRECCKTPILLVDIRRLLSGEKLEELFRASLRAYVASSGGTYRFCPSPDCPSIYRVADPETEGEPFFCGVCFAETCTKCQLEHHPFLSCEKYIEFKEDPDVSLKEWCQGKENVKTCPVCGYTIEKVDGCNHMECKCGKHVCWVCLDYYSTAADCYGHLRTIHNL; from the exons ATGAAGAAATCTTTTCATCGTAACAATCCCTACAAGCCATTGCCCAATTGTAAGTACTACTATCGTCCCAAGTTACAGCCCACTTCCGGCCGTCCCCAACCCCCTCCGGCCGCCACTCCGAACTTTGTTATTCACCTTCCTTTTCCGTCCAATTTTTCCAGACGTCACGTCCAAAGTATTCTTTCCAAGCTCAATTTATGTCAACAAAACCCAGACGTTTCTCCTACGAGATGCTCTTTCATCTTCTGCCAGTGGGTCGACGCCCTAAACGCCATGGTGAGTCTGTGGGATTCCCGCCTCAACGGGGTCCACAACTTGACTCCCCAACTCGTCGCGAACGTCATCGTTCCTTCTGACAATGACGAGCTGGAGGAAAGGTTGAAGCTTTTGTTCTCTGGTTATATCAAGCGTTTGATGGAGGGGGAGAAGGTGAAAAAGTTGCAAAGGAAGAAGGATGAGAAATCGGATGAAATTGCCGCCATTTCGGCGAAGATGAATGGTAGAAATCggatgagtttgagtttgtttaatGAGTTGATTGAGGAGAAGAAAGTGTTGTTGCAAGAGAGGGACGTTATTGTGAGACGAGTGAGGGAGTTTAAGAATGCTATGAGATGTCTGTTGAAGTGTATTGGGTGTCAAAGTGTGGAGGATGAATGTGGTGAAGTGGGTTTCGGTTTTGAGTTGTTTAGACTTGAGGATGAACGATTTGATTGGGGGAAGATTCAAGCTTTAATATTTAGGGAGTGTAAAAGGCTTGAAGTTGGGCTGCCTATTTATGCTCACAGGCAGGAGCTTTTGAGgagaatatataataaacag ATAATGGTTTTGATTGGAGAGACTGGTTCTGGAAAGAGTACACAACTGGTTCAGTTCCTTGCTGATTCAGGAGTAGGTGCTGATCGGTCCATTGTTTGTACTCAGCCTCGGAAGATTGCTGCTGTTTCATTAGCACATAGGGTCAGAGAAGAAAGTAATGGGTGTTATGGGAATGATTCAGTCATATGTTATCCCACTTTTTCATCTGCGCAGCAATTTGATTCAAAGGTAATTTATATGACAGACCACTGTTTACTGCAGCACTATATGAATGATAGAAATTTATCTGGGATTTCATGCATCATTATTGACGAGGCTCATGAAAGAAGCTTGAACACTGATCTCCTTTTGGCATTAATTAAAGGTTTACTTGGCTGGAGGTCTGACCTAAGGCTTGTGATAATGTCTGCAACAGCAGATGCAAACCAGCTCTCAGATTACTTCTGTAATTGTGGGATCTCTCATGTGATGGGTAGAAATTTTCCAGTGGATGTCAGATACGTCCCTTGTACTACAGAGGGAACGTCGGGTTCTGGAATTGTCGCATCGTATGTTTCTGATGTTGTGAGGATGGCTACAGAGGTTCATAGAACAGAGAAAGAAGGAACAATTCTTGCCTTCCTAACTTCTAAAATGGAAGTAGAATGGGCTTGTGAGAAGTTTAATTCTCCTTCAGCTGTTGGTTTACCTTTGCATGGTAAGCTTTCTTTTGAAGAGCAGATTCATGTTTTCCAGAACTACCCTGGGAAACGAAAAGTTATATTTGCTACAAATGTTGCAGAAACATCATTAACAATTCCTGGGGTCAAGTATGTGATTGATTCTGGTGTGGTTAAAGAGAGTCGTTTTGAACCTGGCACTGGCATGAACGTTCTTGAAGTTCGCTGTATTAGCCAGAGTTCTGCTAATCAGCGAGCTGGTCGTGCTGGAAGAACGGAACCGGGAAGATGTTACCGACTATATAGCAAGTGGACTTTTGAATCAATGCCTTCCAATCAGGAGCCTGAGATCTGCAGAGTTCATCTTGGTGTTGCTGTTCTGAGGATACTTGCATTAGGAGTAAAAGATGTAGAGAGTTTTGATTTTGTGGATTCACCCACTCCCAAAGCCATTGAAATGGCAATTAGGAATCTTGTTCAATTAGGAGCTATTAAGCTGAACAATAATGTGTATGAATTAACAAAGGATGGTGTATCCATGGTGAAATTGGGCATTGAACCTCGACTTGGTAAATTGGTAGTCAGTTGCTTTGATAATCGCTTGGGCCGGGAAGGTGTTGTTCTTGCTGCTGTAATGGCAAATGCCAGTAGCATATTTTGTAGAGTgggtaatgatgatgataaGCTAAAGGCTGATTGCCTTAAAGTGCAATTTTGTCATCAAAATGGTGACCTCTTTACATTGCTCTCTGTATACAAGGAATGGGAGTCTCTCCCAAAAGAGGAGAGAAATAAATGGTGCTGGGAAAACAGCATTAATGCCAAATCCATGCGGAGATGTGAGGAAACAGTCAAGGAGTTGGAGATTTGCTTAAGAAGGgaacttaattatattattccgAGTGACTGGCACTGGGATCCTCAAAAATTTACTGAGCATGATAAATCATTGAAAAAGATTATACTCTCTGCCCTCTCCGAAAATGTGGCTATGTACTCTGGGTATGATAAACTTGGATATGAAGTGGCATTGACCGGAAAATATGTTCAGATTCATCCATCAAGTTCATTGTTAATATTTGGTCAGAAGCCAAATTGGGTTGTTTTTGGTGAACTTCTTTCAGTAACTAATCAATATTTGGTTTGTGTTACTGCCTTTGATGTTGAAGGTTTGTCTACCCTCTGTTCTGTTCCTTTGTTTGATGTATCTAAGATGGAAAAGCATAAGTTGCAAGTCACTGTGATAACTGGTTTTGGAAGTATCCTCCTCAAGAAGTTTTGTGGGAAGTCTAGCAATAATGTTCATTCCCTTGTATCACGTCTTCAGACTTACTATATGGATAAAAGAATTGGTATTGAAGTCAATGTTGATCAGAATCAGATTCTTGTATTTGCCTCTTCACATGACATGGATAAAGTTGTTGACCATGTAAATGATCTGTTAGCCTATGAAAAAAGATGGTTGCATAATGAATGTGCAGAGAAGTTCTTATATCATGGAGCTGGTGTCTCACCATCTGTGGCATTGTTTGGAGCTGGTGCTGAAATCAAACATTTAGAACTTGAAAAGAGATTTTTAACTGTTGAAGTATTTCATTCAAATGTAAATATCCTGGATGATAAGGAGCTTCTGATGTTCCTTGAGAAAAATTCCTCTGGTTGTATCTGTGCTATCCGCAAGTTTGCGGGCGGTGGGCAAGAGAGTGATGAAAATGGAAAGTGGGGAAGGGTAACATTTCTTACCCCTGATGCTGCTAGAAAAGCTGCAGAGCTGAATGAAGTTGAATTCTGTGGTTCTCTGCTGAAGGTACTACCAACATGGACAACTTTTGGAGTTGATAAAACTTATTCATTCCCTGCTGTCAGGGCCAGAGTTTCTTGGCCTCGTAGGTATAGTAAGGGCATTGCAATTGCTAAATGCAACTTTCatgaagttaaattttttattaaagatctTGCTAATCGGGAAATTGGAGGAAGGTTTATTCAATCTGAAGCAAGCACAGAGCGTATGGATTCTGTTGTGATAAGTGGACTTAATAAAGAACTTTCTGAAGATGAAGTTTTAGATGAATTGAGGAAAGTTACTGCAAGGAGATTTCTTGATTTTTTCCTGGTGAGAGGAGCTTCTGTAGAATGTCCACCATGTGATGCTCTCGAAGAAGCACTACTAAGAGAGATATCTCAGTTTATGCCTAAAAGAAATCCTCAAAGTAACTGTGTTCAAGTCCAGGTTTTTGAGCCTGAATCAAAGGATGCTTACATCAGAGCTCTTATCACTTTCGATGGAAGATTACATTTGGAAGCAGCAAGAGCTTTGCAGCAACTGGAAGGCAAAACATTGCCGGGATGCCTTACATGGCAGAAAATAAAGTGCCAGCAGTTGTTTCATACCTCCTTATCCTGCCCTGCATCGGTTTATTCTGTAATCAAGGAGCAGCTGCATTCTCTGATTTCAGCCCCCAAAAAAG GCGCAGAATGCCGATTAGATAGAAATGATAATGGTTCCTATCGAGTGAGAATATCTGCCAATGCCACTAAAACTGTCACAGATATAAGACGGCCTATAGAAGAGCTTATGAGAGGGAAGACCATAAATCATGCAGATCTTACACCATCCATTTTACAGCATCTGTTCTCAAGAGAGGGCATCATTCTGATGAAGTCACTTCAGCAAGAGACAAAAACTTGCATTATCTTTGATAGACATAACCTTAATGTAAGGATCTTCGGTTATTCAGAGAATATTGCTATTGCTGAGCAGAAATTGATTCGATCCCTTTTGGCTTTCCATGAAAGCAAGCAACTGGAAATTCATCTCCAAGGTGAAGTTCTTCCTCCTGACCTGATGAAAAGAGTTGTTAAGAAGTTTGGGCCAGACCTTCATGGTCTCAAAGAGAGGCTTCCAGAGGCAGAGTTTACTCTTAACAGCCGCTGCCAGGTCATTATCATGCAGGGTGACAACGAGTTGAAGCAGAAAGTGGAGGAGCTAGTTTATGAGATTGCCCAGAAGAGTGATGGCACAGCTGTGAGAGTTGACAATGAATATGCCTGCCCCATTTGCTTATGTGAGGTTGAGGAAAGTTACAAGCTTGAAGGTTGTGGGCATATATTTTGTCGTTCATGCCTGTTGGAGCAGTGTGACTCGGCAATAAAAAACTTGGATAGTTTTCCAATTTGCTGTACTCGTGAGTGTTGTAAGACTCCTATTCTACTCGTTGATATAAGGCGTCTCTTGTCTGGTGAGAAGTTGGAGGAGCTGTTCAGAGCTTCATTGCGGGCATATGTGGCATCAAGTGGGGGTACTTACAGGTTTTGTCCGTCTCCTGATTGCCCCTCGATATATCGAGTTGCAGATCCAGAAACAGAAGGGGAGCCATTCTTCTGTGGAGTGTGTTTCGCTGAGACTTGCACCAAATGTCAGTTGGAGCACCATCCATTCCTATCATGTGAAAAGTACATAGAATTTAAGGAAGATCCAGATGTATCACTGAAGGAGTGGTGCCaagggaaagaaaatgtgaAGACTTGCCCTGTTTGTGGATACACGATTGAAAAGGTTGACGGCTGTAACCATATGGAGTGCAAGTGTGGGAAACATGTTTGCTGGGTGTGTTTAGATTACTATTCTACTGCTGCTGACTGCTATGGCCACCTGAGGACCATTCACAACTTATGA
- the LOC123219344 gene encoding uncharacterized protein LOC123219344 — MAKWLSISSNNHNDMVTAHLPSQKSGTEFMQNCDLPPPTKVFSGSDKMVISSMNRICGMVDREEEDRYDFEACRSCESEKLEILKALRLSQTRAREAEKKAASFAEERDTLYSIFLQDSLRIFAYRQWVRLLEVQASKLQKTERHSLCCCGAKEGDDDGKDGAGVSLFMALAFCLGIVGVGFAIGCKYLF, encoded by the coding sequence ATGGCTAAGTGGCTATCAATATCTTCAAATAATCACAATGATATGGTGACGGCTCATTTGCCTTCTCAAAAATCTGGAACTGAATTCATGCAGAATTGTGATTTGCCGCCTCCGACCAAGGTTTTTTCTGGGTCGGATAAGATGGTGATATCTTCTATGAATAGGATATGTGGCATGGTGGACCGAGAAGAGGAAGACAGATATGATTTTGAGGCTTGCAGAAGTTGCGAAAGCGAAAAGCTGGAGATTTTGAAGGCGTTGAGATTGTCGCAGACGCGTGCGAGAGAAGCCGAGAAGAAAGCTGCAAGTTTTGCAGAAGAGAGAGACACTCTGTACAGTATTTTCTTGCAGGATTCATTGCGGATATTTGCTTACCGACAATGGGTGAGATTGCTTGAAGTTCAGGCTTCAAAGTTGCAGAAAACAGAGAGACATTCGTTGTGTTGTTGTGGCGCCAAAGAGGGAGATGATGATGGCAAAGATGGAGCTGGGGTGTCATTATTTATGGCTTTAGCATTTTGTTTAGGCATAGTTGGTGTTGGATTTGCAATTGGGTGCAAATATTTGTTCTGA